A genomic segment from Phragmites australis chromosome 6, lpPhrAust1.1, whole genome shotgun sequence encodes:
- the LOC133921558 gene encoding uncharacterized protein LOC133921558: protein MAKLYVQAFPSTDLNKNTEWFMYPGVWTTYILILFFSWLLVLSVFGCTPGTAWTVVNLFHFAITYHFFHWKKGTPFADDQGMYNRLTWWEQMDNGKQLTRNRKFLIVVPVVLYLIALHTTDYQQPMLFLNTLAVCVLVVAKLPNMHKVRIFGINAGN, encoded by the exons ATGGCGAAGCTGTACGTGCAGGCGTTCCCGTCCACGGATCTGAACAAGAACACGGAGTGGTTCATGTACCCGGGCGTGTGGACCACCtacatcctcatcctcttcttctcctggCTCCTCGTCCTCTCCGTCTTCGGATGCACCCCCGGCACGGCGTGGACCGTCGTCAACCTCTTCCACTTCGCG ATCACATACCACTTTTTCCATTGGAAGAAAGGAACACCTTTTGCTGATGACCAGGGAATGTACAATAGATTGACTTGGTGGGAACAAATGGACAATGGAAAACAGCTTACTCGTAACAGGAAGTTTCTCATCGTCGTTCCTGTAGTGTT ATATCTGATAGCTTTGCACACCACCGACTACCAACAACCTATGCTCTTCCTCAATACCCTTGCAGTTTGCGTGCTTGTGGTTGCCAAACTACCGAATATGCATAAGGTCCGGATTTTTGGAATAAATGCTGGGAACTAA